From the genome of Bosea sp. Tri-49, one region includes:
- the chvE gene encoding multiple monosaccharide ABC transporter substrate-binding protein — MKAIRWMMALALGAFAFAPLAQAQQKGTIGVSMPTKSSARWIADGDNMVKSLKEKGYAVDLQYADDDIPNQLAQIENMITKGVKVLVIAAIDGTTLSDALQQAASKGVKVIAYDRLIRNSKNVDYYATFDNFQVGVLQAGYIEKALGLKEGKGPFNIELFGGSPDDNNAYFFYNGAMSVLEPYIKSGKLVVRSGQLGMDKVSTLRWDGAVAQARMDNLLSAYYADKRVDAVLSPYDGLSIGIISSLKGVGYGSGKQAMPVITGQDAEVQSVKSILNKEQTSTVFKDTRELAKIAANMVDASLSGKEVEVNDTKTYENGVKTVPSYLLKPVSVDASNWKETLIASGYYTENQVK; from the coding sequence ATGAAGGCAATCCGATGGATGATGGCGCTTGCCCTTGGCGCTTTCGCTTTTGCACCGCTGGCCCAGGCCCAGCAGAAGGGCACGATCGGCGTCTCGATGCCGACCAAATCCTCGGCGCGTTGGATCGCCGACGGCGACAACATGGTGAAGTCGCTCAAGGAAAAGGGTTACGCCGTCGATCTGCAATATGCGGATGACGACATCCCGAACCAGCTCGCCCAGATCGAAAACATGATCACCAAGGGCGTCAAGGTGCTGGTTATTGCCGCTATCGACGGTACCACCCTGTCTGACGCGTTGCAGCAGGCGGCGAGCAAGGGCGTCAAGGTGATCGCCTATGACCGCCTGATCCGTAATTCCAAGAATGTCGACTACTACGCGACCTTCGACAATTTCCAGGTCGGCGTGCTGCAGGCCGGGTATATCGAGAAGGCGCTCGGTCTCAAGGAAGGCAAAGGGCCCTTCAACATCGAGCTCTTCGGCGGCTCGCCCGACGACAACAACGCCTATTTCTTCTACAACGGCGCCATGTCGGTGCTGGAGCCCTACATCAAGAGCGGCAAGCTCGTGGTGCGCAGCGGCCAGCTCGGCATGGACAAGGTCTCGACGCTGCGCTGGGACGGCGCGGTCGCCCAGGCCCGCATGGACAACCTGCTCAGCGCCTACTACGCCGACAAGCGCGTCGACGCCGTACTCTCGCCCTATGACGGCCTGAGCATCGGCATCATCTCCTCGCTCAAGGGCGTCGGCTATGGCAGCGGCAAGCAGGCCATGCCGGTGATCACCGGGCAGGATGCCGAGGTCCAGTCGGTCAAGTCGATCCTGAACAAGGAGCAGACCTCGACCGTGTTCAAGGACACGCGCGAGCTAGCCAAGATCGCGGCGAACATGGTCGACGCCTCGCTCTCGGGCAAGGAAGTCGAGGTCAACGATACCAAGACCTATGAGAACGGCGTCAAGACCGTGCCGTCCTATCTGCTGAAGCCGGTCAGCGTCGATGCGTCGAACTGGAAGGAGACGCTGATCGCCAGCGGCTACTACACCGAGAACCAGGTGAAGTGA
- a CDS encoding STAS domain-containing protein: MMESQTIGEMRVLSLTGRLDSINATETEAAIVAEIRDGATRLVLDCSGLSYVSSAGLRVFLVVAKRMKEIGGRVVLAGLAPSVKEVFAISGFLQILTVCETRDDAIAMCA; encoded by the coding sequence ATGATGGAGTCGCAGACCATCGGCGAGATGCGCGTCCTGTCGCTTACAGGTCGGCTCGACAGCATCAACGCGACCGAGACGGAAGCCGCCATCGTGGCCGAGATCCGGGACGGGGCTACGCGCCTCGTGCTCGATTGCTCGGGGCTGAGCTATGTCTCCAGTGCCGGCCTGCGCGTTTTCCTCGTCGTCGCCAAGCGCATGAAGGAGATCGGCGGCCGGGTCGTCCTGGCCGGCCTCGCGCCCTCGGTGAAGGAGGTCTTTGCGATCAGCGGCTTCCTGCAGATCCTTACGGTCTGCGAGACTCGGGACGACGCCATCGCGATGTGCGCCTGA
- a CDS encoding ATP-binding protein → MLARGIHVVLRSDTHEIRRLADAIDYLADSLQLPQPMIFKLNLALDELITNTIAYGYAEQKDGVIDIEMRRHDDRVVVKLIDSAAAFDPLSMLEPDTAAALEDRKIGGLGIHFVRTLIDEVDYRRDDDRNVITLTLLLPPQPVTAAGIQP, encoded by the coding sequence ATGCTGGCGCGCGGTATCCATGTCGTCCTTCGCAGCGACACGCATGAAATTCGGCGCCTCGCCGATGCGATCGATTATCTGGCCGATTCGCTTCAGCTGCCGCAGCCGATGATCTTCAAGCTCAACCTCGCGCTGGACGAGCTGATCACCAACACGATCGCCTATGGCTATGCCGAGCAGAAGGACGGCGTCATCGACATCGAGATGCGCCGCCATGACGACCGCGTCGTGGTGAAGTTGATCGACAGCGCCGCGGCCTTCGACCCACTTTCGATGTTGGAGCCTGACACGGCCGCTGCGCTGGAGGACCGGAAGATCGGTGGTCTCGGCATCCATTTCGTCCGTACGCTGATCGATGAGGTGGATTACCGCCGCGACGATGATCGCAACGTCATCACGCTGACCCTTCTCTTGCCGCCGCAACCGGTGACGGCTGCCGGAATTCAACCCTGA
- a CDS encoding MinD/ParA family ATP-binding protein yields MTIIVSTHSYRGGTGKSNTTANIAAQLARRGRRVAIVDTDIQSPGIHVLFGIEPDRLRYTLNDYLWGRCRIEEAAHDVTDRLAEAVAGAAGGTVMLVPSSIRPGEIARVVKEGYDVNLLNDGFQDLSRALALDYLLIDTHPGVNEETLLSIAISDTLLLVLRPDHQDYQGTAVTLDLARRLGVPQLLLIVNKVLPSLDFRELSDRIASTYRVPVAAVLPLSEDMVRLGSGGLYSLLAPTSAYADGIAAITALVDSDR; encoded by the coding sequence ATGACCATCATCGTCTCGACGCATTCCTACCGGGGAGGCACCGGCAAATCCAACACGACGGCGAACATCGCCGCCCAGCTGGCACGGCGCGGGCGGCGCGTCGCCATCGTCGACACCGATATCCAGTCGCCGGGCATCCACGTCCTGTTCGGCATCGAGCCGGATCGGCTGCGCTATACGCTCAATGATTATCTCTGGGGGCGCTGCCGGATCGAGGAAGCCGCTCACGACGTCACCGACCGGCTGGCCGAGGCGGTCGCGGGTGCGGCGGGCGGAACCGTCATGCTGGTGCCGTCGAGCATACGCCCCGGCGAGATCGCGCGGGTCGTCAAGGAAGGCTACGACGTCAACCTGCTCAATGACGGCTTTCAGGACCTATCCCGCGCACTGGCGCTGGACTACCTGCTGATCGACACCCATCCCGGCGTCAACGAGGAGACGCTGCTCTCGATCGCGATCTCCGACACGCTCCTGCTCGTGCTGCGGCCCGACCATCAGGATTATCAGGGCACCGCCGTCACGCTCGACCTCGCCCGCAGGCTCGGCGTGCCGCAGTTGCTGCTGATCGTCAACAAGGTGCTGCCCTCGCTCGATTTCCGCGAGCTCTCCGACCGGATCGCCAGCACCTATCGCGTGCCGGTGGCGGCGGTGCTGCCACTCAGCGAGGACATGGTCAGGCTCGGCAGCGGCGGGCTCTATTCGCTGCTCGCGCCGACATCGGCCTATGCCGACGGCATTGCCGCGATCACGGCCCTGGTCGACAGCGATCGCTAG